A window of Leclercia adecarboxylata contains these coding sequences:
- a CDS encoding transcriptional regulator — translation MLQPVQLFKILSDETRLAIIMLLRETGELCVCDICAATSESQPKISRHMAILRDAGLVLDRREGKWIHYRLSPHIPAWAAETITTSWQCMREDVREWLDKSACTSC, via the coding sequence ATGCTACAACCTGTTCAGCTTTTCAAAATCCTGTCGGATGAAACCCGGCTCGCCATCATCATGCTTCTCCGGGAGACCGGTGAACTGTGCGTCTGCGATATCTGCGCGGCCACCTCCGAATCGCAGCCCAAAATCTCGCGACATATGGCTATCCTTCGCGATGCTGGGCTGGTTCTTGACCGTCGTGAAGGCAAATGGATCCACTATCGTCTGTCACCCCACATACCGGCGTGGGCAGCTGAGACAATCACAACGTCCTGGCAGTGTATGCGCGAGGATGTGCGTGAATGGCTGGATAAATCAGCCTGCACCTCCTGCTGA
- the arsH gene encoding arsenical resistance protein ArsH, whose protein sequence is MEQFPALNTECFDQHIAERLHLQEPPRILILYGSVRERSYSRFAAEEAGRLLTAMGAEVKLFNPSGLPLPDDAPDTNPKVTELRGLVRWCDGMVWSSPERHGAMSAVMKAQIDWIPLSEGAVRPSQGKTLAVMQVCGGSQSFNAVNQMRILGRWMRMFTIPNQSSVAKAWQEFDENGRMKPSSWYDRIVDVAEELFKITLLLKGQTGYLADRYSERKESHQELSSRVNQDKI, encoded by the coding sequence ATGGAACAATTTCCTGCCCTGAACACCGAATGCTTTGATCAACACATCGCTGAACGCCTGCACCTGCAGGAGCCGCCACGGATTCTGATCCTGTATGGCTCAGTAAGAGAGCGCTCCTACAGCCGCTTTGCCGCGGAAGAAGCCGGTCGCCTGCTGACGGCAATGGGCGCGGAGGTAAAACTCTTTAACCCCTCCGGTTTACCCCTGCCGGATGATGCTCCGGACACGAATCCTAAAGTCACAGAGCTACGCGGTCTGGTCAGATGGTGTGACGGGATGGTGTGGAGTTCTCCGGAACGGCACGGGGCTATGAGCGCAGTTATGAAGGCGCAGATCGACTGGATACCCTTAAGTGAAGGCGCGGTTCGTCCTTCACAGGGCAAAACACTGGCAGTAATGCAGGTTTGCGGCGGCTCCCAGTCCTTCAATGCAGTAAACCAGATGCGTATTCTGGGCCGCTGGATGCGGATGTTTACGATCCCCAACCAGTCTTCTGTGGCTAAAGCCTGGCAGGAATTCGATGAAAATGGACGTATGAAACCTTCGTCATGGTATGACCGCATCGTCGATGTAGCCGAGGAGCTGTTTAAAATCACGCTGCTGCTTAAGGGACAAACCGGCTATCTTGCGGATCGTTACAGCGAGCGAAAAGAGAGCCATCAGGAGCTTTCATCCCGTGTCAATCAGGACAAAATATAA